A single genomic interval of Picosynechococcus sp. PCC 7003 harbors:
- a CDS encoding DUF4112 domain-containing protein — translation MTVPKTPNPKTLKRIRTLSKLLDSAIAIPGTKYKIGLDPIIGLVPAVGDYLSLILSGYLIFEAAKLGAKQDTLVKMALNLLVDSVVGTVPVAGDLFDVAWKANEANLKLLEQDLPDQTDLDNAPIDWRPLILILGAIALVILLGGLLTLWLLKVIFNALV, via the coding sequence ATGACTGTCCCCAAGACCCCAAACCCGAAGACGTTAAAACGTATCCGCACCCTCAGTAAGCTACTCGACAGTGCGATCGCCATTCCGGGGACAAAGTACAAAATCGGCCTCGATCCGATCATCGGTTTGGTGCCAGCGGTGGGGGATTACCTGAGCTTGATTCTCTCTGGCTACCTGATTTTCGAGGCGGCCAAACTGGGAGCCAAACAGGATACCCTCGTCAAAATGGCCCTCAATCTTCTTGTTGATAGCGTTGTCGGTACGGTGCCCGTGGCAGGGGATCTCTTTGATGTGGCCTGGAAAGCCAACGAAGCAAATTTAAAGCTTTTAGAACAGGATTTGCCCGATCAGACTGACCTAGACAATGCACCCATTGACTGGCGTCCTCTGATTTTAATTTTGGGGGCGATCGCCTTGGTGATTCTTTTGGGCGGTTTGCTGACCCTGTGGTTGCTGAAGGTCATTTTTAACGCCTTGGTTTAG
- a CDS encoding peptidase C15, whose amino-acid sequence MRGKILLTSFRPWLEHHTSNASDDLLCQLKARPLAFADFLFLHHLPVETAIASAKTLQAIAAYQPDLVLCCGMAEKRDRLTVESQAFYQGQQLQTRLDLQALTAPLEFTEISHDAGKFVCEGLYFQVLKHLQRQQSPTRALFLHVPLITAANRRLILRDVETMLHWLLPNVLACPTDP is encoded by the coding sequence GTGCGCGGCAAAATTTTACTCACCTCCTTTCGGCCCTGGCTGGAACATCACACCTCCAATGCCTCGGATGATCTCCTCTGTCAACTCAAGGCGAGGCCGCTAGCTTTTGCGGATTTTTTATTTCTGCACCATCTGCCCGTGGAAACGGCGATCGCCTCTGCAAAAACCCTCCAAGCCATTGCCGCTTATCAGCCGGATCTGGTGCTCTGCTGTGGCATGGCCGAAAAACGTGATCGCCTCACAGTGGAATCCCAAGCGTTTTATCAGGGACAGCAGTTACAAACACGCTTGGATCTGCAGGCGCTCACGGCTCCCCTAGAATTTACAGAGATTAGCCACGATGCCGGCAAATTTGTCTGTGAAGGGCTATATTTTCAAGTGTTAAAGCATCTCCAGCGGCAACAATCCCCAACGCGGGCCCTATTTCTCCATGTGCCCCTAATCACGGCGGCCAATCGACGGTTAATCCTGCGGGATGTTGAAACCATGCTCCACTGGCTGCTGCCCAATGTTCTGGCTTGCCCCACTGACCCATGA
- a CDS encoding SIMPL domain-containing protein gives MKLKKLFVPLLAGMLFLGGTSGAIAEELLRTITVTGRGEEAIATSLSEVRLGVEVRGATATQVQADIAKRSNQVVDFLKSKNVAKLTTTGINLQPEYDYNNGDRRLIGYLATNTVSFEVPTAQAGSLMDEAVKAGATRIDGISFRATDAALAEAEKTALAEAAQDARTQAQTVLTALGLSPQEIVQIQVNGAAPPTPIFKTMDAVRTMALESAAPSPVEGGEQTVNASVTLTIRY, from the coding sequence ATGAAACTGAAAAAATTGTTTGTCCCGTTATTGGCAGGAATGTTGTTCTTGGGGGGAACCTCCGGGGCGATCGCCGAAGAACTATTGCGCACGATCACCGTCACGGGGCGCGGCGAAGAAGCCATTGCCACCAGTCTTTCTGAGGTACGCCTTGGGGTTGAGGTGCGGGGGGCGACGGCAACCCAAGTCCAGGCTGATATTGCCAAGCGCAGTAATCAGGTGGTGGATTTTCTCAAGTCCAAAAATGTCGCCAAGCTCACCACCACGGGGATTAATCTCCAGCCGGAATATGACTACAACAATGGCGATCGCCGTCTCATCGGTTACCTAGCTACCAACACTGTGAGCTTTGAGGTGCCCACTGCCCAAGCCGGGAGCCTGATGGATGAAGCCGTAAAAGCCGGAGCGACCCGCATTGATGGGATTTCCTTCCGGGCCACCGATGCCGCCCTCGCTGAAGCCGAAAAAACCGCCCTCGCCGAAGCCGCTCAGGATGCACGCACCCAGGCCCAAACTGTCCTCACTGCCTTGGGTCTAAGTCCCCAGGAAATTGTCCAAATTCAGGTCAATGGCGCGGCCCCACCAACACCCATTTTTAAGACCATGGATGCGGTGCGGACCATGGCCCTCGAAAGTGCGGCACCTTCTCCCGTGGAAGGGGGTGAACAGACGGTGAATGCTTCTGTAACCCTGACGATCCGTTACTAA
- a CDS encoding HEAT repeat domain-containing protein — MSHPSLATLSQQLESDNSKDRMVALAQLRDVAPLEAMPLIKKVLDDEVLQIRSMAVFALGIKQTEESYPILIKLLETDADYGIRADAAGALGYLQDERALKPLLRAFYEDTSWLVRFSAAVSLGNLGRPEAKDALIQALDSGEAILEQAAIAALGEIGAVETVDRLVTFVSSENWLVRQRLAEALGVLPCEKSLAAVKFLVKDDHPQVREAAQYSLDRLSNSNS; from the coding sequence ATGTCTCACCCTAGCTTAGCGACACTTTCCCAACAACTCGAAAGTGACAACTCCAAGGATCGCATGGTCGCCCTTGCCCAATTGCGGGATGTAGCCCCCCTAGAAGCGATGCCTCTCATTAAAAAAGTATTAGATGATGAGGTGCTCCAAATTCGCTCGATGGCGGTTTTTGCCCTAGGAATTAAGCAGACAGAAGAGTCTTATCCAATTTTGATTAAGCTGTTAGAAACTGATGCAGATTATGGCATTCGGGCCGATGCGGCGGGCGCTTTAGGGTATCTCCAGGATGAGCGGGCCTTAAAACCGTTGTTACGGGCTTTTTATGAAGATACATCTTGGTTAGTGCGCTTTAGTGCGGCGGTTTCTCTGGGGAATCTTGGTCGTCCGGAAGCAAAAGATGCCCTGATCCAAGCCCTCGATAGTGGGGAAGCGATTTTAGAACAAGCCGCGATCGCTGCCCTGGGAGAAATTGGCGCAGTGGAGACTGTGGATCGTCTTGTGACCTTTGTTTCCTCAGAAAATTGGCTGGTGCGACAACGGCTCGCAGAAGCCCTGGGCGTACTCCCCTGCGAGAAAAGTCTGGCGGCGGTCAAGTTCCTCGTCAAAGATGATCATCCCCAAGTGCGGGAAGCAGCCCAATATAGCCTCGACAGACTTAGTAATAGTAATTCGTAA
- the lepB gene encoding signal peptidase I, whose protein sequence is MPENSQSPVEPTKKPSGTEQQHEENPWVETIKTLVTAGILAIGIRTFVAEARYIPSESMLPTLEVNDRLIIEKISYHFKNPQRGDVVVFNPTEILQQQNYKDAFIKRVIGIPGDTVQVSGGTVFINGEALEEDYINEAPEYDYGPVTIPEDHYLVLGDNRNNSYDSHYWGFVPREKLVGKAFIRFWPFNRVGILNEEPQFADEEPITP, encoded by the coding sequence ATGCCCGAAAACTCTCAATCTCCCGTTGAACCAACCAAAAAACCCAGCGGAACGGAACAACAGCACGAAGAAAACCCCTGGGTAGAGACCATTAAAACCCTTGTGACCGCTGGTATTTTGGCCATTGGGATCCGCACCTTCGTCGCTGAGGCCCGCTACATTCCCTCCGAGTCGATGCTGCCCACCCTAGAAGTGAACGATCGCCTAATCATCGAAAAAATCAGCTACCATTTCAAAAACCCCCAACGGGGCGATGTGGTGGTGTTTAACCCGACAGAAATTCTCCAGCAGCAAAACTACAAAGATGCCTTTATTAAGCGCGTCATTGGGATTCCCGGCGATACCGTACAAGTCAGTGGCGGCACCGTTTTTATTAACGGGGAAGCCCTCGAAGAGGACTACATCAACGAAGCCCCAGAATATGATTACGGCCCCGTGACGATTCCAGAGGATCATTACCTCGTCCTCGGCGATAACCGCAACAACAGCTATGACTCCCACTATTGGGGGTTTGTCCCCCGCGAAAAGCTTGTGGGGAAAGCCTTTATTCGCTTTTGGCCCTTTAACCGCGTCGGTATCCTTAACGAAGAGCCGCAATTTGCCGACGAAGAACCGATTACACCCTAG
- a CDS encoding ABC transporter ATP-binding protein — protein MSEPSPLLQASGLHKSFGGIRAVQNASITVPRGQITGLIGPNGAGKTTLFNLLSNFITPDQGKVIFNGQEVQHLPSHQIAARGFVRTFQVARVLSRLSVLDNMLLAAQQQTGENFLRVWQQGKIRRQEKANREKAIAILESVGLVEKAQDYAGALSGGQRKLLEMARALMSDPQLILLDEPAAGVNPTLINQICDHIIRWNQQGISFLIIEHNMDVIMSLCNHIWVLAEGSNLADGTPAEIQCNEQVLEAYLGS, from the coding sequence ATGAGTGAACCATCTCCTTTGCTGCAAGCATCAGGTCTCCATAAAAGTTTCGGTGGCATCCGTGCGGTGCAAAATGCTTCGATTACTGTGCCCCGTGGACAAATTACGGGTTTGATTGGCCCCAATGGTGCGGGCAAAACGACGTTGTTCAATTTGCTCTCGAATTTTATTACGCCGGATCAGGGGAAGGTCATTTTTAACGGCCAGGAAGTGCAGCATTTACCGTCCCATCAGATTGCGGCGCGGGGCTTTGTGCGCACATTCCAAGTGGCACGGGTGCTGTCGCGGTTATCGGTACTCGACAATATGCTGCTGGCAGCCCAACAGCAAACCGGAGAAAACTTCCTGCGGGTATGGCAGCAGGGAAAAATTCGTCGCCAAGAAAAGGCAAATCGGGAAAAGGCGATCGCCATTTTAGAATCCGTCGGCCTAGTCGAAAAAGCCCAGGATTATGCTGGGGCCCTATCGGGGGGACAACGCAAACTCCTGGAAATGGCCAGGGCTTTGATGAGCGATCCCCAGTTAATTTTGTTGGATGAGCCGGCGGCGGGGGTTAATCCCACCCTCATCAATCAAATTTGTGACCACATTATCCGCTGGAACCAGCAAGGGATTTCCTTTTTAATTATTGAGCACAATATGGATGTGATCATGTCCTTGTGTAATCACATCTGGGTGCTGGCAGAGGGGAGTAATTTGGCGGATGGGACACCGGCAGAGATCCAGTGTAATGAACAGGTTTTAGAGGCTTATTTGGGATCGTAA
- a CDS encoding triacylglycerol lipase yields the protein MTHSPNPVLLIHGFLDRHTVFKPLTRYLSQQGWEIHALDLQPNDGRQALPVLASQIEAYVHQHFGATQRFDLVGFSMGGIVTRYYLQRLGGNRRVERYVSISAPNNGTLSAYGLPFPGIRQMRPDSELLQDLNRDVATALEPVKVTWLWTPFDLMILPAKSTKLPIGTGVQLPVPLHPWMLSDPRALKAIAKALQQ from the coding sequence ATGACTCACTCCCCAAATCCGGTGTTGTTAATCCACGGTTTTTTAGACCGCCACACCGTGTTTAAACCTTTAACCCGCTACCTTAGTCAGCAAGGTTGGGAAATTCATGCCCTTGATTTACAACCCAATGATGGCCGTCAAGCACTGCCCGTTTTGGCCAGTCAAATTGAAGCCTATGTGCACCAACATTTTGGCGCGACCCAACGGTTTGATCTCGTGGGATTTAGTATGGGAGGCATTGTGACCCGCTACTATTTGCAACGGCTCGGTGGCAATCGACGGGTAGAACGCTATGTGAGTATTTCAGCCCCCAATAATGGCACGTTATCGGCCTATGGTTTGCCCTTTCCTGGGATTCGTCAAATGCGCCCGGATAGTGAGTTGCTCCAGGATTTGAACCGTGATGTGGCCACGGCCCTAGAACCCGTGAAGGTTACCTGGTTATGGACACCCTTTGATTTAATGATTCTCCCAGCCAAGAGCACTAAGCTCCCCATTGGCACAGGGGTGCAGTTGCCCGTGCCCTTACACCCTTGGATGTTGTCTGACCCCCGTGCTCTCAAGGCGATCGCCAAGGCCCTGCAGCAATAG
- a CDS encoding dihydroorotate dehydrogenase-like protein, whose product MDLTTQYLGLTLRSPLIVGAAAPLTEDIDNIKLMEDAGAGAVVLHSLFEEQIRKEKLELHHHFTYGTDSFAEALNYFPENASDVFHVGVEAYLEHIQTAKSMVRMPIIASLNGSHQGEWEHTAKLMEQAGADAIELNIYYVPTDINKNGSEVEYEYIQIVRTVRENLNIPVAVKLSPFFSNMANMAKRLVDNGANGLVLFNRFYQPDIDIEELEVTPNLILSSPLDMRLPMRWIAMLYGRLDVDFAATSGIQRGTDAIKMLMAGAKVTALVATLLRHGIQHIETMETEMVQWLEEHEYLSLEQLRGSMSQINCPDESAFERAQYMRAIQSYQPERHTL is encoded by the coding sequence ATGGATTTAACCACACAATATCTAGGTCTGACTTTGCGATCGCCGTTAATTGTCGGAGCCGCCGCGCCCCTCACCGAAGATATCGACAACATTAAACTAATGGAAGATGCCGGAGCCGGAGCCGTCGTTTTACATTCCCTCTTTGAAGAACAAATCCGCAAAGAAAAACTCGAACTCCACCACCATTTCACCTACGGCACAGACTCCTTTGCCGAAGCCTTAAATTACTTCCCAGAAAATGCCTCTGATGTTTTCCATGTGGGCGTAGAAGCCTATTTAGAGCACATTCAAACGGCCAAATCGATGGTCAGAATGCCGATCATTGCTAGCCTTAACGGTTCCCACCAAGGGGAATGGGAGCATACGGCCAAACTAATGGAACAAGCCGGAGCCGATGCCATTGAATTAAACATTTACTACGTGCCGACAGATATCAATAAAAATGGTTCAGAAGTGGAATATGAATACATTCAAATTGTGCGGACGGTGCGGGAAAACTTAAATATTCCCGTTGCCGTTAAGCTGAGTCCGTTCTTTAGCAATATGGCAAATATGGCAAAACGTCTCGTCGATAATGGTGCAAATGGCTTGGTTTTATTTAATCGTTTTTATCAGCCGGACATTGATATTGAAGAACTAGAAGTGACCCCGAATTTAATCCTTAGTAGTCCGTTGGATATGCGTTTGCCGATGCGCTGGATTGCAATGCTCTATGGCCGCTTGGATGTGGATTTTGCGGCGACTAGCGGTATTCAACGGGGAACCGATGCGATCAAAATGTTAATGGCTGGGGCAAAAGTAACGGCTTTAGTGGCCACTTTATTACGCCACGGCATTCAACACATTGAAACCATGGAAACGGAAATGGTGCAGTGGCTCGAAGAACATGAATATCTATCTTTGGAGCAACTGCGGGGCAGCATGAGCCAGATTAATTGTCCCGATGAAAGTGCCTTTGAACGCGCCCAATACATGCGAGCGATTCAATCCTACCAACCAGAGCGACACACGCTTTGA
- the surE gene encoding 5'/3'-nucleotidase SurE, which produces MRVLLTNDDGIDAPGIATLQKAIAPHAKEVVTVAPQTQMSECGHRFTVYAPIPVEQRTDNAYAVAGTPADCTRLGLTQFAADADWVLSGVNAGGNLGVDIYTSGTVAAVREATILGKRAIAFSHFIQRPLEIDWDLVTHWTGKLLAKLLTQELPEKHFWNVNFPHLTAASDPEIIFCERSTDPMQVRYEARDQQFHYVGSYPDRPRAAGTDVDVCFSGNIAVTQIAI; this is translated from the coding sequence ATGCGCGTTTTACTAACGAATGATGATGGGATTGATGCCCCTGGGATTGCGACCTTGCAAAAGGCGATCGCCCCCCATGCCAAGGAAGTGGTGACGGTGGCACCCCAAACGCAAATGTCTGAATGCGGCCATCGGTTTACGGTTTATGCCCCCATCCCCGTCGAGCAACGGACAGATAATGCCTATGCCGTGGCGGGCACACCGGCAGATTGTACGCGCTTGGGTCTCACGCAGTTTGCGGCGGATGCAGATTGGGTGCTGTCGGGGGTGAATGCGGGGGGAAACCTCGGCGTGGATATTTACACTTCGGGAACAGTAGCGGCGGTGCGGGAGGCAACAATCCTTGGGAAGCGGGCGATCGCCTTTTCCCATTTCATCCAGCGGCCTTTGGAAATCGACTGGGATCTTGTCACCCACTGGACGGGGAAACTGTTGGCGAAATTATTGACCCAAGAATTGCCAGAAAAGCATTTTTGGAACGTGAATTTTCCCCATTTAACGGCGGCCTCTGACCCAGAAATTATTTTCTGTGAGCGCAGTACCGACCCGATGCAGGTCCGCTACGAAGCACGGGATCAACAGTTCCATTATGTCGGCTCCTACCCCGATCGTCCCCGGGCTGCGGGTACCGATGTGGATGTGTGTTTTTCGGGAAATATTGCCGTCACCCAAATTGCGATCTAA
- a CDS encoding DNA double-strand break repair nuclease NurA, with protein MLDLIKLAGQLPDMGAHLQEQAATGRERIERGISLLQEAQADFQTLQAHQNTWGDRLIFNHGIPLEPLETRIPISPPSQAHTVFATDGSQIAPSHHEIAYCYLINIGRVMLHYGQSLHPLLDHLPEIFYRSEDLYTSRKWGIRTDEWLGYRRTASEAEVLAEMACKWVLPPGAHGHIPNVAMVDGSLVYWFLENLPAEARQQILEPLLGAWQQLRETRIPLIGYISSTRSVEAVHFLRLQACPHDKPDCQTHCLDGETKERKPEFRDTLPCQTIEPLRDSTLFEQLLQPGDRSGLWLSQARILNQYPEADQVCFCYLHVGTEVARIEMPRWVAEDSQLLDQSLGIVLGQVQKGFGYPVAIAEAHNQAVIRGGDRARFFALLEQQLLKAGLTNVGVSYKETRKRGSVA; from the coding sequence ATGTTAGATCTAATTAAACTTGCGGGACAACTGCCAGATATGGGGGCGCACCTCCAGGAACAGGCCGCCACGGGGCGCGAACGAATCGAGCGGGGAATTTCTCTGCTCCAGGAAGCCCAGGCAGATTTCCAGACCCTCCAGGCCCACCAAAATACCTGGGGCGATCGCCTCATTTTTAACCATGGCATTCCCCTCGAACCCCTAGAGACCCGCATTCCCATTTCTCCCCCTTCCCAAGCCCACACGGTTTTTGCCACAGATGGCTCCCAGATTGCCCCATCCCACCACGAAATTGCCTATTGTTATTTGATTAATATTGGTCGGGTGATGCTCCACTACGGCCAAAGCTTGCACCCGTTGCTGGATCATCTGCCGGAAATTTTTTATCGCAGTGAAGATCTCTACACCTCCCGCAAATGGGGGATCCGCACCGATGAATGGCTGGGTTATCGCCGCACCGCCTCCGAAGCCGAAGTGCTCGCTGAGATGGCCTGTAAGTGGGTATTGCCCCCTGGTGCCCACGGCCATATTCCCAACGTGGCGATGGTGGACGGCTCTCTGGTCTATTGGTTTTTAGAAAATTTGCCCGCCGAAGCCCGCCAACAGATTTTGGAACCCCTCCTGGGGGCTTGGCAACAACTCCGGGAAACCCGGATTCCGCTAATTGGCTACATTAGTTCAACCCGCAGTGTGGAGGCCGTCCATTTTCTGCGGCTCCAGGCTTGCCCCCACGACAAACCCGATTGTCAAACCCATTGCCTCGACGGCGAAACCAAGGAACGCAAACCGGAATTTCGCGACACCCTCCCCTGTCAAACCATTGAACCGTTGCGGGATAGCACCCTCTTTGAGCAACTGTTGCAACCCGGCGATCGCAGTGGGCTTTGGCTCAGTCAGGCCCGCATCTTAAATCAGTATCCAGAAGCGGATCAGGTTTGTTTTTGTTATCTCCATGTGGGGACGGAGGTGGCCCGGATCGAGATGCCCCGCTGGGTCGCTGAAGATTCTCAACTCCTCGATCAAAGCCTCGGAATTGTCCTGGGCCAAGTGCAAAAGGGGTTTGGGTATCCCGTGGCGATCGCCGAAGCCCATAATCAAGCCGTGATCCGGGGTGGCGATCGCGCCCGTTTTTTTGCGCTCCTCGAACAGCAACTCCTCAAGGCAGGCTTAACAAACGTCGGCGTCTCTTACAAAGAAACTCGCAAGCGGGGCTCTGTAGCTTAA